The following coding sequences are from one Pseudonocardia sp. HH130630-07 window:
- a CDS encoding transposase family protein encodes MLSYPSGMTVSSRALHVLSDALRAHRNQRATRWRKLTCGRQALLVVAHLRKGETYTDLACGFRVGTSTVYRYLREAIELLAAMAPTLEQAIDVAIGKAFVILDGTLLRIDRVGMASGYDRGFYSGKHKCHGLNVQVIADPAGRLVWISPPLPGARHDMGAAREHGIIDALTEHDIPAAADTAYQGAGPTVTVPQRRRRLDPDTGHYRPLSSNQKAVNAAHARRRGPGERVNAELKNWKILRKIRSSPNRAGQLIAAVQTLMIVNT; translated from the coding sequence TACCCGTCCGGGATGACCGTGTCCAGCCGTGCCCTGCACGTACTCTCTGACGCGCTGCGCGCGCACCGCAACCAGCGGGCGACCCGGTGGCGGAAGCTGACGTGCGGCCGCCAGGCCCTGCTCGTGGTCGCCCACCTGCGCAAGGGCGAGACCTACACCGACCTCGCCTGCGGTTTCCGGGTCGGGACCTCGACGGTCTACCGCTACCTGCGCGAGGCGATCGAGCTGCTCGCGGCGATGGCCCCGACCCTGGAGCAGGCGATCGACGTCGCCATCGGGAAAGCGTTCGTCATCCTCGACGGCACCCTGCTGCGCATCGACCGCGTCGGGATGGCCTCGGGCTATGACCGCGGGTTCTACTCCGGCAAGCACAAGTGCCACGGACTCAACGTCCAGGTCATCGCCGACCCCGCCGGCCGGCTGGTGTGGATCTCCCCGCCGCTTCCCGGAGCCCGCCACGACATGGGCGCCGCCCGCGAGCACGGCATCATCGACGCCCTGACCGAACATGACATCCCCGCCGCGGCCGATACCGCCTACCAGGGCGCAGGCCCGACCGTGACGGTCCCCCAGAGGCGTCGGCGCCTTGATCCCGACACCGGCCACTACCGCCCCTTGTCCAGCAACCAGAAGGCGGTCAACGCCGCGCACGCCCGCCGCCGCGGACCCGGTGAGCGGGTCAACGCCGAGCTGAAGAACTGGAAGATCCTCCGCAAGATCCGCTCCAGCCCGAACCGGGCCGGACAGCTCATCGCCGCAGTTCAGACCCTCATGATCGTCAACACCTGA
- the cas1e gene encoding type I-E CRISPR-associated endonuclease Cas1e produces MSHQRSRLRVAREMYAMRFPGEDVSGQSMQQLRGREGARVRRIYREHADRTGVEWTRRDYDSTDFEAGSAINQALSAANTSLYGVVHAVVVALGCAPGLGFVHTGHSLSFVFDVADLYKAEIAVPVAFDIAAADVDDIGGETRRAVRDRLKGSSFLDTCVRDIKTLLTDPDDATADPDHDADVVMLWDGNGRAVAAGTSYTGGVYLDPTDEFPHLDDGTTLRDDE; encoded by the coding sequence GTGTCCCACCAACGGTCCCGCCTGCGCGTCGCCCGCGAGATGTACGCGATGCGCTTTCCCGGCGAGGACGTCTCCGGCCAGAGCATGCAACAGCTCCGCGGACGCGAAGGTGCGCGCGTACGGCGCATCTACCGCGAGCACGCTGACCGCACCGGCGTCGAATGGACCCGCCGCGACTACGACAGCACCGACTTCGAGGCCGGGAGCGCCATCAACCAGGCACTCTCCGCCGCGAACACCAGCCTGTACGGCGTCGTGCACGCGGTCGTCGTCGCCCTCGGATGTGCACCCGGACTGGGGTTCGTCCACACCGGGCACTCGCTGTCGTTCGTGTTCGACGTCGCCGACCTGTACAAGGCCGAGATCGCCGTCCCGGTCGCCTTCGACATCGCAGCCGCCGACGTCGACGACATCGGCGGTGAGACCCGCCGCGCCGTCCGCGACCGCCTCAAGGGGAGCTCGTTCCTCGACACCTGCGTGCGCGACATCAAGACCCTGCTCACCGACCCCGACGACGCCACAGCCGATCCCGACCACGACGCCGACGTCGTCATGCTCTGGGACGGCAACGGGCGCGCCGTCGCCGCCGGAACGTCCTACACCGGCGGGGTCTACCTCGACCCGACCGACGAGTTCCCGCACCTCGACGACGGCACCACCCTGCGGGACGACGAATGA
- the cas6e gene encoding type I-E CRISPR-associated protein Cas6/Cse3/CasE, protein MYLTRFEINPARRDARRMLASPHRIHAGVLAGFPDSLEPDGPGRVLWRLDPGAHDAVLYIVSTAKPDLTHLVEQIGRPTYGWQTRDYGPFLERLAPGDRWSFRVLANPVRNTRPEGGGRGKRVGHITAAQQGDWFACQAERHGIEIPQTHIGSNDVVVRDRRVQRFDRRGRTVTLSTAVFEGSLVVRDADALRSALTGGIGPGKGYGCGLLTLAAP, encoded by the coding sequence GTGTACCTGACCCGATTCGAGATCAACCCCGCCCGCCGTGACGCGCGCCGGATGCTGGCGTCTCCCCATCGGATCCACGCGGGCGTCCTGGCCGGGTTCCCCGACTCGCTGGAGCCCGACGGGCCGGGGCGGGTGCTGTGGCGTCTCGATCCCGGCGCGCACGACGCCGTGCTCTACATCGTCAGCACCGCCAAGCCCGACCTCACCCACCTCGTCGAGCAGATCGGGCGCCCCACCTACGGCTGGCAGACCCGCGACTACGGCCCCTTCCTCGAACGACTGGCTCCGGGTGACCGGTGGTCGTTCCGGGTGCTCGCCAACCCCGTCCGCAACACCCGGCCCGAGGGCGGGGGCCGCGGCAAGCGTGTCGGGCACATCACCGCGGCCCAGCAGGGCGACTGGTTCGCCTGCCAGGCCGAACGCCACGGCATCGAGATCCCGCAGACCCACATCGGGTCCAACGATGTCGTCGTCCGCGACCGGCGGGTCCAGCGCTTCGACCGGCGCGGACGCACGGTCACCCTCAGCACCGCCGTGTTCGAGGGAAGCCTGGTCGTACGCGACGCCGACGCGCTGCGCTCCGCGTTGACCGGCGGGATCGGCCCGGGCAAGGGGTACGGCTGCGGGCTGCTGACCCTCGCCGCACCGTGA
- the cas5e gene encoding type I-E CRISPR-associated protein Cas5/CasD, whose product MTVLLLRLAGPLQSWGTGSRFTRRATDRVPSKSGVVGLLAAAQGRRRTDPLEELLSLRMGVRIEQAGRVERDFQTAARPGERTPVSVSTRHYLADAVFLAAVEGDPILLDALHDALRRPHFPLFLGRRSCPPAGPIVQGMRDGTAVTALQAEPWRAAPWFQKAHPDPSVRLDLVADCDPTDPAAELVRNEPVEQGFDPRHRQWEWRPVKRHDPVTVTNPLVTQRTHDPMGVL is encoded by the coding sequence GTGACCGTCCTGCTGCTGAGGCTGGCCGGGCCGCTGCAGTCGTGGGGTACCGGCAGTCGCTTCACCCGGCGCGCGACCGACCGGGTCCCGTCCAAGAGCGGCGTCGTCGGTCTGCTCGCCGCGGCCCAGGGCCGCCGACGCACGGATCCCCTGGAGGAACTGCTGTCGCTGCGCATGGGCGTGCGTATCGAGCAGGCCGGGCGCGTCGAACGTGACTTCCAGACCGCCGCCCGGCCCGGTGAGCGCACACCGGTGTCGGTGAGCACGCGGCACTACCTGGCCGACGCGGTGTTCCTCGCCGCCGTCGAGGGCGACCCCATCCTCCTCGACGCGCTGCACGACGCGCTGCGCCGGCCACACTTCCCGCTGTTCCTCGGCCGTCGTTCCTGCCCGCCGGCCGGTCCGATCGTCCAGGGCATGCGCGACGGCACCGCGGTCACCGCGTTGCAGGCCGAACCCTGGCGTGCGGCGCCGTGGTTCCAGAAAGCCCACCCGGACCCGAGCGTGCGGCTCGACCTCGTTGCCGACTGCGACCCGACCGACCCTGCCGCCGAACTCGTCCGCAACGAACCCGTCGAACAGGGCTTCGACCCGCGGCACCGCCAGTGGGAGTGGCGCCCGGTCAAGCGCCACGACCCCGTCACGGTCACCAATCCGCTGGTCACCCAACGAACCCACGACCCGATGGGGGTGCTCTGA
- the cas7e gene encoding type I-E CRISPR-associated protein Cas7/Cse4/CasC has protein sequence MEAGRTGDPVRKDEAKRRAKTDSSIDVALFGRMIADDADLNVDAAAQVAHAISVHAVTNEYDYFTAVDDHKNADAEEDAGAGMIGTVEFNSATLYRYAAVDVDRLYDTLGDPAATRRAVEAFVRAFVTSMPTGKQNTFANRTLPDAVLVVARETQPINLVGAFEEAITDERRIPAALDRLATHATELHDAYGETPLAAWTFGPGDRLAPLGRIADRSDLDSTVTAIGDTVSARLS, from the coding sequence GTGGAAGCAGGCAGAACAGGTGACCCGGTGCGCAAGGACGAGGCCAAGCGCCGGGCGAAGACCGACAGCTCGATCGACGTCGCCCTGTTCGGACGGATGATCGCCGACGACGCCGACCTCAACGTCGATGCCGCAGCTCAGGTCGCGCACGCGATCTCGGTGCACGCCGTAACCAACGAGTACGACTACTTCACCGCCGTCGACGACCACAAGAACGCCGACGCCGAGGAGGACGCCGGGGCGGGGATGATCGGCACCGTCGAGTTCAACTCCGCCACGCTGTACCGCTACGCCGCCGTCGACGTCGACCGGCTGTACGACACCCTCGGTGACCCGGCCGCGACGCGACGGGCGGTGGAGGCGTTCGTCCGTGCGTTCGTCACCAGCATGCCGACCGGCAAGCAGAACACCTTCGCCAACCGGACGCTGCCCGACGCCGTCCTCGTCGTCGCCCGCGAGACCCAGCCGATCAACCTCGTCGGGGCGTTCGAGGAGGCCATCACCGACGAGCGGCGGATCCCGGCCGCACTGGACCGCCTGGCCACCCACGCCACCGAGCTGCACGACGCCTACGGCGAGACTCCGCTCGCGGCGTGGACGTTCGGTCCCGGTGATCGCCTGGCTCCCCTCGGACGTATCGCGGATCGCAGTGACCTCGACAGCACCGTGACCGCGATCGGTGACACCGTGTCGGCGCGGCTGTCGTGA
- a CDS encoding transposase, whose protein sequence is MAEGRDPEPSAGIIDSQSVKGSDTVGTQSRGYDAGKKVNGRKRFIVTDTLGLLLTVMVCSAGRQDRDGAKTALLGAYLATAVRFIFADAGFAGRLVDWAQTFLRTTIEIVRKPAGQRGFVVIPRRWAVERSLAWLTAHRRLARDYERHPATSEAMIRWAAINTMTRRLARGGPATRQQRRRFTPTTRSSQTRSESRPDPRVGGARGGSRQNR, encoded by the coding sequence GTGGCCGAAGGGCGTGATCCCGAGCCGAGCGCGGGGATCATCGACTCCCAGAGCGTCAAAGGGTCCGACACCGTCGGCACCCAGTCGCGCGGCTACGATGCCGGGAAGAAGGTCAACGGCCGGAAGCGGTTCATCGTCACCGACACACTCGGGTTGCTGCTGACGGTGATGGTCTGCTCGGCCGGGCGCCAGGACCGTGACGGCGCGAAGACCGCGCTGCTCGGCGCCTACCTGGCCACCGCGGTGCGGTTCATCTTCGCCGACGCCGGCTTCGCCGGACGCCTGGTCGACTGGGCACAGACCTTCCTGCGCACAACGATCGAGATCGTGCGTAAACCCGCAGGCCAGCGAGGTTTCGTGGTCATCCCGCGCCGGTGGGCGGTCGAACGCAGCCTGGCGTGGCTGACCGCCCACCGCCGGCTGGCCCGCGACTACGAACGCCACCCGGCCACCTCCGAAGCCATGATCCGCTGGGCCGCGATCAACACCATGACCCGCCGCCTCGCCCGCGGCGGACCCGCCACGCGGCAGCAACGACGCAGGTTCACGCCTACAACCCGATCTTCTCAAACACGCTCTGAGTCCCGGCCAGATCCGCGGGTTGGCGGAGCTCGCGGTGGAAGCAGGCAGAACAGGTGA